One Helianthus annuus cultivar XRQ/B chromosome 12, HanXRQr2.0-SUNRISE, whole genome shotgun sequence genomic region harbors:
- the LOC110895648 gene encoding B3 domain-containing protein Os01g0234100-like, whose product MVVISNEDYEELRKRRMEENKRRMEELHLHQLTQALKHAKPPPMKLTQPPKIGAEMVEIRRSNRVANKPARVYNPDRIFKQIVAQGSSSKSSRSLAMTKAVEVRLSLGTEHPSFIKIMKGQVVIAGPMAFPITFWKLFVLPKVDSEMVIEDENREIYHVKYCYKQPGLSAGWKKFAAGHNLLDGDVLVFHLVEPYKFKVYIVRANDLKKADDLITRLNLEARNKQMTSETNTLSPTRKKTKRAKPLSSSQIISQIMEQLGNNSEAFGSEVLGGFRPFKPDLPSQELDGVYVDSELPGETVNIANEIYNCKFTTTKEEVEAWDNSLKSFSQLGMKVGFLSERIATRSRLMFESESRLDIERYMEAKTEHKHIEDEIKRFTDELKKLEESSRKIQEDLKHKAGRYEVKFQEEVPLTTFQ is encoded by the exons ATGGTGGTGATCTCAAACGAAGACTATGAAGAGCTCCGTAAGAGAAGGATGGAGGAGAACAAAAGAAGGATGGAAGAGCTTCATCTTCATCAGCTCACTCAAGCTCTTAAACACGCTAAACCCCCTCCG ATGAAGCTAACACAACCCCCCAAAATTGGGGCAGAAATGGTGGAGATCAGAAGGTCAAACCGCGTTGCAAACAAGCCTGCCCGTGTTTACAACCCTGACCGTATTTTCAAGCAAATT GTAGCTCAAGGCTCTTCAAGCAAGTCTTCAAGGTCACTTGCCATGACTAAAGCTGTGGAGGTACGGTTAAGCCTAGGAACGGAGCATCCAAGCTTTATAAAGATCATGAAAGGACAGGTTGTCATTGCAGGTCCGATG GCTTTTCCGATCACGTTTTGGAAGTTATTTGTATTACCGAAAGTTGATTCTGAAATGGTGATTGAAGATGAAAATAGGGAGATTTATCATGTCAAATACTGTTATAAGCAGCCCGGGCTTAGTGCAGGATGGAAAAAGTTTGCAGCTGGACATAACTTGCTTGATGGAGATGTTTTGGTCTTTCATTTGGTCGAACCTTACAAATTTAAG GTTTATATAGTTAGGGCGAATGATCTGAAGAAAGCAGATGATCTTATTACGCGTTTAAATTTGGAGGCGCGCAATAAACAAATGACTTCAG AAACCAATACGCTATCTCCTACACGAAAGAAAACCAAGCGTGCAAAGCCACTCTCATCATCACAGATCATCAGCCAAATCATGGAACAATTGGGAAACAATAGTGAAGCGTTTGGTTCAGAAGTTCTAGGAGGTTTCAGACCCTTTAAACCGGACCTTCCATCTCAAGAACTCGATGGAGTGTACGTTGACTCCGAGCTTCCAGGTGAAACTGTGAATATTGCAAATGAGATCTACAACTGCAAGTTCACTACAACTAAGGAAGAAGTTGAAGCATGGGATAATTCCCTAAAATCGTTTTCTCAATTGGGAATGAAAGTCGGGTTTTTGAGTGAAAGGATTGCTACACGTTCAAGACTCATGTTTGAATCCGAAAGTAGGTTGGATATCGAAAGGTATATGGAAGCTAAGACGGAACACAAACATATCGAAGATGAGATCAAAAGGTTTACAGACGAGCTCAAGAAACTGGAGGAATCTTCTAGAAAGATCCAGGAAGATTTGAAGCACAAGGCTGGGAGGTATGAAGTGAAGTTCCAAGAAGAGGTCCCACTCACAACCTTCCAATAA
- the LOC110895649 gene encoding B3 domain-containing protein Os01g0234100 isoform X2 — MATPVAGEPLQNSDHHLIHPDDNFTISQLIRSKHSDPISPPPPPPSSPLTSSLGKRKKSKPVRYGNFTSDKKNSPSAAQDSSTKSPSSQKGSSATKHANSKSKSPPAMTKAGEVQLSLGTEHPSCIKMVKGLTDTAYWMGFPLWFGKLFLPKVDSEMVIEDEYGEIHHVKYNAEKSGMSAGWKKFAAGHNLLDGDVLVFHLVEPYKFKVYIVRANDLKKADETIARLNLEARTAQTTTETDTPSPTTKKTKHEKPLSLTIVRKKNKLSTQVISPNMEQSGNNSEEIGSEVLEGSRPSKPDLSFQELEAFKDFHIMVKGVCIDSELPDDVRMNYFKLCMDRKEFLHDCLPDNFYHKLVAGMIGETVNIANDIKNCKLTTTKEEFDSWDNSLKSFSLLGMKVGFLRDRISTLSRLAFESENRLDIEMYMEAKEEEKRVDDEIKRLSEELKKLKDSSRKVKGIVDVLKQKTGRHEARFQEAINAPW, encoded by the exons ATGGCAACTCCAGTCGCCGGAGAACCCCTTCAAAATTCCGACCACCACCTCATCCACCCAGATGACAATTTCACTATTTCCCAATTGATTCGATCCAAACACTCTGACCCTATTTCCCCTCCCCCTCCTCCCCCTTCTTCTCCCTTAACCTCTTCTCTG GGCAAACGGAAGAAATCGAAGCCCGTCAGATATGGCAATTTTACTAGTGACAAGAAAAATTCGCCTTCG GCTGCTCAAGACTCTTCAACCAAGTCTCCCAG CTCCCAAAAAGGAAGCTCTGCAACCAAACATGCGAACTCAAAATCCAAAAGCCCACCCGCCATGACTAAAGCTGGTGAGGTCCAGTTGAGCTTAGGAACGGAGCATCCAAGCTGTATAAAGATGGTCAAAGGACTTACTGACACCGCGTATTGGATG GGTTTTCCACTGTGGTTTGGGAAGTTGTTTTTACCGAAAGTTGATTCTGAAATGGTGATTGAAGATGAATACGGGGAGATTCATCATGTTAAATACAATGCTGAGAAGAGCGGGATGAGTGCAGGATGGAAGAAGTTTGCGGCTGGACATAACTTGCTTGATGGAGATGTTTTGGTCTTTCATTTGGTCGAACCTTACAAATTCAAG GTCTATATAGTTAGGGCGAATGATCTGAAGAAAGCAGACGAGACTATTGCACGTTTAAATTTGGAGGCGCGCACTGCACAAACGACTACAG AAACCGATACGCCATCTCCTACAACGAAGAAAACCAAGCATGAAAAGCCACTCTCATTAACCATTGTCCGAAAAAAGAACAAGCTATCAACACAGGTTATCAGTCCAAACATGGAACAATCCGGAAACAATAGTGAAGAGATCGGATCAGAAGTTCTAGAAGGTTCCAGACCCTCTAAACCAGACCTTTCATTTCAAGAACTTGAAGCCTTTAAAGACTTCCACATAATGGTCAAAGGGGTGTGCATCGACTCCGAGCTTCCAGATGACGTCAGAATGAATTATTTCAAACTCTGCATGGACAGGAAAGAGTTCTTGCATGATTgtcttcccgacaacttttatcaCAAGTTGGTAGCGGGTATGATCGGCGAAACTGTCAACATTGCAAACGATATCAAAAACTGCAAGCTCACTACGACCAAGGAAGAATTCGATTCATGGGATAATTCCCTAAAGTCGTTTTCTCTGCTGGGAATGAAAGTCGGGTTTTTACGAGACAGGATTTCTACACTTTCAAGACTCGCGTTTGAATCCGAAAACCGGTTGGATATCGAGATGTACATGGAGGCCAAGGAGGAAGAAAAACGTGTCGATGATGAGATCAAAAGGCTTTCGGAAGAGCTCAAGAAACTGAAGGATTCGTCTAGAAAGGTGAAGGGTATTGTTGATGTCTTGAAACAGAAGACTGGGCGGCATGAAGCGAGGTTCCAAGAAGCGATTAATGCACCATGGTAG
- the LOC110895649 gene encoding B3 domain-containing protein Os01g0234100 isoform X1, whose translation MATPVAGEPLQNSDHHLIHPDDNFTISQLIRSKHSDPISPPPPPPSSPLTSSLGKRKKSKPVRYGNFTSDKKNSPSVRDAAAQDSSTKSPSSQKGSSATKHANSKSKSPPAMTKAGEVQLSLGTEHPSCIKMVKGLTDTAYWMGFPLWFGKLFLPKVDSEMVIEDEYGEIHHVKYNAEKSGMSAGWKKFAAGHNLLDGDVLVFHLVEPYKFKVYIVRANDLKKADETIARLNLEARTAQTTTETDTPSPTTKKTKHEKPLSLTIVRKKNKLSTQVISPNMEQSGNNSEEIGSEVLEGSRPSKPDLSFQELEAFKDFHIMVKGVCIDSELPDDVRMNYFKLCMDRKEFLHDCLPDNFYHKLVAGMIGETVNIANDIKNCKLTTTKEEFDSWDNSLKSFSLLGMKVGFLRDRISTLSRLAFESENRLDIEMYMEAKEEEKRVDDEIKRLSEELKKLKDSSRKVKGIVDVLKQKTGRHEARFQEAINAPW comes from the exons ATGGCAACTCCAGTCGCCGGAGAACCCCTTCAAAATTCCGACCACCACCTCATCCACCCAGATGACAATTTCACTATTTCCCAATTGATTCGATCCAAACACTCTGACCCTATTTCCCCTCCCCCTCCTCCCCCTTCTTCTCCCTTAACCTCTTCTCTG GGCAAACGGAAGAAATCGAAGCCCGTCAGATATGGCAATTTTACTAGTGACAAGAAAAATTCGCCTTCGGTACGTGATGCT GCTGCTCAAGACTCTTCAACCAAGTCTCCCAG CTCCCAAAAAGGAAGCTCTGCAACCAAACATGCGAACTCAAAATCCAAAAGCCCACCCGCCATGACTAAAGCTGGTGAGGTCCAGTTGAGCTTAGGAACGGAGCATCCAAGCTGTATAAAGATGGTCAAAGGACTTACTGACACCGCGTATTGGATG GGTTTTCCACTGTGGTTTGGGAAGTTGTTTTTACCGAAAGTTGATTCTGAAATGGTGATTGAAGATGAATACGGGGAGATTCATCATGTTAAATACAATGCTGAGAAGAGCGGGATGAGTGCAGGATGGAAGAAGTTTGCGGCTGGACATAACTTGCTTGATGGAGATGTTTTGGTCTTTCATTTGGTCGAACCTTACAAATTCAAG GTCTATATAGTTAGGGCGAATGATCTGAAGAAAGCAGACGAGACTATTGCACGTTTAAATTTGGAGGCGCGCACTGCACAAACGACTACAG AAACCGATACGCCATCTCCTACAACGAAGAAAACCAAGCATGAAAAGCCACTCTCATTAACCATTGTCCGAAAAAAGAACAAGCTATCAACACAGGTTATCAGTCCAAACATGGAACAATCCGGAAACAATAGTGAAGAGATCGGATCAGAAGTTCTAGAAGGTTCCAGACCCTCTAAACCAGACCTTTCATTTCAAGAACTTGAAGCCTTTAAAGACTTCCACATAATGGTCAAAGGGGTGTGCATCGACTCCGAGCTTCCAGATGACGTCAGAATGAATTATTTCAAACTCTGCATGGACAGGAAAGAGTTCTTGCATGATTgtcttcccgacaacttttatcaCAAGTTGGTAGCGGGTATGATCGGCGAAACTGTCAACATTGCAAACGATATCAAAAACTGCAAGCTCACTACGACCAAGGAAGAATTCGATTCATGGGATAATTCCCTAAAGTCGTTTTCTCTGCTGGGAATGAAAGTCGGGTTTTTACGAGACAGGATTTCTACACTTTCAAGACTCGCGTTTGAATCCGAAAACCGGTTGGATATCGAGATGTACATGGAGGCCAAGGAGGAAGAAAAACGTGTCGATGATGAGATCAAAAGGCTTTCGGAAGAGCTCAAGAAACTGAAGGATTCGTCTAGAAAGGTGAAGGGTATTGTTGATGTCTTGAAACAGAAGACTGGGCGGCATGAAGCGAGGTTCCAAGAAGCGATTAATGCACCATGGTAG